A genomic window from Bubalus bubalis isolate 160015118507 breed Murrah chromosome 13, NDDB_SH_1, whole genome shotgun sequence includes:
- the LOC102407301 gene encoding uncharacterized protein LOC102407301, whose amino-acid sequence MGRAVPEETAAARATRALAPPAPRPRQGPGAWPVGGARAEPPPLHAPRARRAPGGAAGPRGQRGCGLSTTSGCTSSGPTAGFTLSSVSRKTRLSPQRRPRPGSPGTADRRAGGRERVSTTLEGLEPPLPEVELVYLPGGGSVPALPRALFGNRAEELAARACDHAVRAAPKGATPAIQVKAALQRKRVTLTGRALPLSSPAQTVRGMSEPEQFHKVQSLWAGPPVMMEKFCTCVSSTHLLNAASETKELNFIFDLMLLTHPAPSYRNALFLKTLLHLNK is encoded by the exons ATGGGCCGCGCGGTGCCCGAGGAGACAGCTGCGGCGCGCGCCACCCGGGCACTGGCTCCGCCCGCCCCGCGGCCGCGACAGGGCCCCGGGGCCTGGCCCGTGGGTGGGGCGCGGGCGGAGCCTCCACCTCTCCACGCCCCGCGGGCGCGCAGGGCTCCGGGCGGGGCTGCGGGGCCGCGGGGCCAGCGGGGCTgtgg TCTTAGCACCACGTCCGGGTGCACGAGCTCAGGCCCCACTGCTGGGTTCACACTGTCGTCGGTTTCGAGGAAGACCCGCCTTTCTCCACAGAGGAGGCCGAGGCCGGGGAGCCCTGGGACGGCAGACAGGAGGGCTGGGGGGCGGGAGAGGGTGTCCACCACACTGGAAGGCCTGGAACCCCCCCTCCCAGAGGTCGAGCTGGTCTATCTTCCAGGAGGAGGAAGTGTCCCCGCGCTGCCCCGGGCTCTTTTCGGAAACAGAGCGGAGGAACTGGCCGCACGTGCCTGTGACCATGCTGTCCGCGCAGCACCAAAGGGGGCAACGCCAGCCATCCAGGTCAAGGCAGCGCTCCAGCGGAAACGCGTGACCCTGACCGGCAGGgcccttcctctgtcttccccaGCCCAAACGGTAAGAGGAATGTCAGAGCCAGAGCAATTTCACAAG GTACAGAGTCTATGGGCAGGTCCTCCTGTGATGATGGAAAAGTTCTGCACATGTGTCTCCAGTACACACCTGCTGAATGCAGCCAGTGAGACTAAGGAACTAAACTTTATATTTGATTTAATGCTGCTTACTCATCCTGCTCCATCTTACAGAAATGCCTTATTTCTCAAGACCCTCCTAcatttgaacaaatga